The genomic DNA CGGGAGTTTGGCGGCGACGTCCCGCAGCCCGTGCACGGTCAGATGGGCGACGCGGCCGCCGCGCGCGACGGCCACCAGGAACCCGGGCAGTCGGCCCTCGTCGACCTGCCGGGCGAAGTGCAGGTCGAGCCGGTCCAGCGCCCCGGGGTCCAGCCCGGCCGCGCCCGCGTCGACCTCCTGCCGCAGGGGTGGCATCGCCATCACCCTCCTTGATCGTTCGTTCAGGACGCGTCGGGCATACCCCGTACGCGCCTGCTCGGAACTCCTGGCCCCCGTACGGGGCTCCTCACTGGCGGCTGACGGTGCGGGTCAGGCCGGTGATCACCGTCGTGGCCAGGATCCAGCCGGTGACGATCAGGACGTAGGAGAGCGTCTGGTACCAGCCCTCCGGCGCGAACGCGTTCTCCTGGCCGAAGGAGATCACCGGCAGCAGCAGGTCCAGCGTGTAGAAGACCGGGTTGAAGCCGGGGGCCTCCGCCTGCTTGAGCGGCGGCGGGTGGTGCAGCCCGTAGACGACCGAGCCCACCGCAAGGAGCGAGAGCAGCCAGCCGCCCGCGCGCAGCGGACGGAAGCCGTACCCGACCGCGATGTCCTGGAGGTGCCCCCACAGACGGCCGTACCAGGGCAGGGTGCGCCGGCGCCGCCGCTGCTTGGCGAGCTGTACGAGGCGGGCCGCGTCGTCGTCACCGATCCGCCGGTAGGCGGCGGTCAACTGCTCATAGGTGAAGGGGAGGTAGCCGTCCCCCTTCTCCAGCATGGGCAGCCGCCGCTCGGCGGGCTCGTGCGGGATGAGCGACGTGTACGTGAGGTCGTTGAGCTGGACCCAGGCCGGCACCACCTCCGGCTGGAGGAACAGCACGTCCACCTGGGCGCGGCGCAGGTTGAGCGCACCCTGCACCGCCGGGCCCTCCCGCAGCCAGAGTTCGCCGATCACGCAGCTGCTGGCGCGCAGCGCGGTGTTCCCGGCGTTGGCCAGCCGGGCGTGCGACAGGTCGAGCCGGCCGGGTATCCGGGCACCGCGCAGCTCCAGCCGGCCCCGGACGTCCGCACGCCGCAGCAGCACGTCGGCCTCGGCGGCGAGCGTCTCGGCCTGGACGGCGGTGCCGCCCGGCCGGTCCAGCACCGAGTCGTTGAGGTTGACCGTGCCGGCCACCCGGGCGCCGGTGAGCCGGACCTCGCCACTCGCGCGGAGCCCCGGCGCCCAGAGGTCGGCGCCCAGCACCGCCTGGTTCAGCTGGAGCACCGGCCACTCGGTGTTCGGTGTCTCGATGCGGGTGCTCTCCAGGTACAGACTGCCGGTGACCTCCGCCCCCGCCAGCCGCACCGTATCGCTGAACCGGGCCCGGGTCAGCCGCAGTACGCCCTCCACCCGGACCGCGTGCGAGATCAGCCCGGGCAGCACGGACTCGCTCAGGTTCAGCTCGCGCAGCCGGGCCCCGTAGAACCTCGGTGCCTCGTCGAAGTGGCAGTGCCGCAGCCGCACGGGGTGGTCGACCGTCGCGTACTGCAGATCCAACTGCCCGGTGACGCGGGCGCCGGTCAGGCTGAGCGCCGCGACCCGGCCGTCCTCCCGGGGCCCGTCCAGGAGGAGGGACCGCAGCACGCCCGCGCGCACGGTCCGTTCGGGCCCCCAGGTGCCGCCGCGGGCCGGGTCGTCGGAGTCCGCGCCGGAAGGGGCCGCGGCGGAAGAACCCGGGGCGGAAGGGTCCGCGGTACGGAAGTCCACGTCGGTGCCGGAGGCGAAGGCCCGCCAAAGACGCGACTCGGCCGGTGTCAGGTCGTTGATCTCCATCAGGGAGGGACTCTGACCCGAACCGGCCGATCACGTCAACGCGCTTTCCGGACCGCCCACTTCTCGGGCGGCTGTTCCCGGTCGGCTACTTCTTGGCCGACTCCACGGCGTGCCCGCCGAACTGGTTGCGCAGCGCGGCGACCATCTTCATCTGCGGCGAGTCCTCCTGCCGGGACGCGAACCGCGCGAAGAGCGAGGCCGTGATCGCGGGCAGCGGCACGGCGTTGTCGATCGCCGCCTCCACGGTCCAGCGGCCCTCGCCGGAGTCGTCGGCGTAGCCGCGCAGCTTCTCCAGGTGGTGGTCGTCGTCGAGGGCGTTGACGGCCAGGTCCAGGAGCCAGGACCGGATGACGGTGCCCTCCTGCCAGGAGCGGAAGACCTCGCGGACGTTGTCCACGGAGTCGACCTTCTCCAGCAGCTCCCAGCCCTCGGCGTAGGCCTGCATCATGGCGTACTCGATGCCGTTGTGGACCATCTTGGAGAAGTGCCCGGCGCCGACCCGGCCCGCGTGGACGTAGCCGTAGGGGCCGTCAGGCTTGAGCGCTTCGAAGATCGGCTCGAGGTCCTCGACGGTCTCCTTGTCGCCGCCGACCATCAGGGCGTAGCCGTTCTCCAGCCCCCACACGCCGCCCGACACACCGGCGTCGACGAAGTTGATGCCGCGCTTGCCGAGGTCCTCGGCGTGCCGCTCGTCGTCCGTCCAGCGGGAGTTGCC from Streptomyces sp. CB09001 includes the following:
- the gnd gene encoding phosphogluconate dehydrogenase (NAD(+)-dependent, decarboxylating), giving the protein MEIGLVGLGKMGGNMRERLRNAGHTVVGYDTNPDRADVDSLVELVDRLERPRAVWVMVPAGGATQHVIDQLATLLKPGDTVIDGGNSRWTDDERHAEDLGKRGINFVDAGVSGGVWGLENGYALMVGGDKETVEDLEPIFEALKPDGPYGYVHAGRVGAGHFSKMVHNGIEYAMMQAYAEGWELLEKVDSVDNVREVFRSWQEGTVIRSWLLDLAVNALDDDHHLEKLRGYADDSGEGRWTVEAAIDNAVPLPAITASLFARFASRQEDSPQMKMVAALRNQFGGHAVESAKK
- a CDS encoding membrane-associated oxidoreductase, with the protein product MEINDLTPAESRLWRAFASGTDVDFRTADPSAPGSSAAAPSGADSDDPARGGTWGPERTVRAGVLRSLLLDGPREDGRVAALSLTGARVTGQLDLQYATVDHPVRLRHCHFDEAPRFYGARLRELNLSESVLPGLISHAVRVEGVLRLTRARFSDTVRLAGAEVTGSLYLESTRIETPNTEWPVLQLNQAVLGADLWAPGLRASGEVRLTGARVAGTVNLNDSVLDRPGGTAVQAETLAAEADVLLRRADVRGRLELRGARIPGRLDLSHARLANAGNTALRASSCVIGELWLREGPAVQGALNLRRAQVDVLFLQPEVVPAWVQLNDLTYTSLIPHEPAERRLPMLEKGDGYLPFTYEQLTAAYRRIGDDDAARLVQLAKQRRRRRTLPWYGRLWGHLQDIAVGYGFRPLRAGGWLLSLLAVGSVVYGLHHPPPLKQAEAPGFNPVFYTLDLLLPVISFGQENAFAPEGWYQTLSYVLIVTGWILATTVITGLTRTVSRQ